The Immundisolibacter cernigliae genome has a window encoding:
- a CDS encoding alpha/beta hydrolase, producing the protein MTTPPAPKQRIQIAGPAGPLEVLVEAAQNPGAALCVVCHPHPQYGGTLDNKVVYTLARAANELGAIAVRFNFRGVGHSAGAFDHGVGELDDLLAVVAWARAAYPDRSLHLAGFSFGAAVALRGHVAADATSLLLVAPPAGMGYLDEAIAPRRPWHVIHGSRDELIGLDVLRRWLATVAGATPPLTVIDDADHFFHGRLTPLREAARAFWSQQMPACLDTTGGAD; encoded by the coding sequence ATGACGACCCCGCCCGCCCCCAAGCAGCGTATCCAGATCGCCGGCCCGGCAGGACCGCTCGAGGTACTGGTCGAAGCCGCACAGAACCCGGGCGCAGCGCTGTGCGTCGTCTGCCATCCGCATCCGCAGTACGGCGGCACGCTCGATAACAAGGTGGTCTATACCCTGGCGCGGGCCGCCAACGAACTGGGCGCGATCGCGGTGCGCTTCAATTTTCGCGGCGTAGGCCACAGCGCGGGGGCCTTCGACCACGGCGTGGGCGAGCTGGATGATCTGCTGGCGGTCGTGGCCTGGGCGCGCGCCGCCTACCCGGATCGGTCGCTGCATCTGGCCGGTTTCTCCTTCGGCGCCGCGGTGGCGCTGCGTGGCCATGTCGCAGCCGACGCGACCAGCCTGTTGCTGGTGGCACCCCCGGCGGGGATGGGCTATCTGGACGAGGCCATCGCGCCGCGACGGCCCTGGCACGTCATCCACGGCAGTCGTGACGAGTTGATCGGGCTGGATGTGCTGCGGCGCTGGCTGGCGACCGTGGCCGGGGCCACGCCGCCACTGACCGTGATCGACGACGCAGATCATTTCTTTCACGGTCGTCTGACGCCTCTGCGCGAGGCGGCACGCGCGTTCTGGAGCCAGCAGATGCCGGCTTGCCTTGACACCACGGGCGGCGCTGACTAG
- the rplM gene encoding 50S ribosomal protein L13: MKTTVSATPQTIRQDWFLVDADGKTLGRLASEIARRLRGKHKPLYTPHMDTGDYIVVVNAEKVRVTGRKLTDKLYQHHTGYIGGLRTETFADRIARRPTLVLEQAVKGMLPKNPLGRAMFSKLKVYAGAEHPHTAQQPQALDI, translated from the coding sequence ATGAAGACGACTGTTAGCGCTACGCCGCAGACAATACGGCAGGACTGGTTTCTCGTAGACGCCGACGGCAAGACGCTCGGGCGCCTGGCGTCGGAGATTGCCCGTCGCCTGCGTGGCAAGCACAAGCCGCTGTACACGCCGCACATGGACACCGGCGATTACATCGTCGTGGTCAATGCCGAGAAGGTGCGTGTGACCGGCCGCAAGCTGACCGACAAGCTGTATCAGCATCACACCGGCTACATCGGCGGGCTGCGTACCGAAACCTTTGCCGATCGCATCGCGCGCCGGCCGACGCTGGTGCTGGAGCAGGCGGTCAAGGGCATGCTGCCCAAGAACCCGCTCGGCCGGGCCATGTTCAGCAAGCTCAAGGTCTACGCCGGCGCCGAGCATCCCCATACCGCCCAGCAGCCGCAGGCGCTGGACATCTGA
- the argC gene encoding N-acetyl-gamma-glutamyl-phosphate reductase, with amino-acid sequence MIKVAIVGGTGYTGVELLRLLVQHPQVELAVITSRGEAGRPVSDLFPSLSGRLDLAFREVDVRALATCDVVFFATPNGVAMQQVPTLLDAGARVIDLAADFRLRDPAVWERWYGMPHACPQFLEEAVYGLPELNRERIAGARLIANPGCYPTAVTLGLLPLLEAGLVDPGELVADCKSGVSGAGRHARADLSFCETNENFKAYGVFAHRHQPEIVQNLGTVTTGAALDLTFVPHLLPLNRGIHATLYARLHAGAATDLQALYESRYRDEPFVRVLSAGSHPQLSEVRAGNDCAIAVHVSGKRVVVLSVIDNLVKGAAGQAIQNMNLMFGLDETLGLRQPALAP; translated from the coding sequence ATGATCAAAGTGGCAATCGTCGGCGGTACCGGCTACACCGGGGTCGAACTGCTGCGTCTGTTGGTACAGCATCCGCAGGTGGAGCTGGCCGTCATCACCTCCCGCGGCGAAGCGGGTCGGCCGGTCAGCGATCTGTTTCCAAGCCTGTCCGGACGGCTCGATCTTGCATTCCGCGAGGTCGATGTGCGGGCACTTGCCACCTGCGATGTGGTGTTTTTTGCCACGCCCAACGGCGTTGCCATGCAGCAGGTGCCGACGCTGCTGGATGCCGGTGCGCGGGTCATCGATCTGGCGGCCGACTTTCGCCTGCGCGATCCGGCCGTCTGGGAGCGCTGGTACGGCATGCCGCACGCCTGTCCGCAGTTTCTGGAAGAAGCCGTCTACGGTCTGCCGGAACTGAACCGCGAGCGCATCGCCGGCGCCCGCCTGATCGCCAATCCGGGCTGTTATCCGACGGCGGTGACGCTCGGCCTGTTGCCGCTGCTCGAAGCCGGCCTCGTCGATCCTGGCGAGCTGGTGGCGGATTGCAAGTCCGGCGTCAGTGGCGCTGGGCGGCACGCGCGCGCCGACCTGTCGTTCTGCGAGACCAATGAGAATTTCAAGGCCTATGGCGTGTTTGCCCACCGCCACCAGCCGGAAATCGTGCAGAACCTCGGTACGGTAACGACCGGCGCGGCGCTGGACCTGACCTTCGTGCCGCATCTGTTGCCGCTGAACCGCGGTATCCACGCCACGCTGTATGCCCGCCTGCACGCCGGTGCGGCAACCGACCTGCAGGCGCTGTATGAATCCCGCTACCGGGACGAGCCGTTCGTGCGCGTGTTGTCGGCCGGCAGCCACCCGCAGCTGAGCGAAGTGCGCGCCGGCAACGATTGCGCAATCGCCGTGCACGTGTCCGGCAAGCGCGTGGTGGTGCTGTCGGTGATCGACAATCTGGTCAAGGGCGCCGCCGGCCAGGCGATCCAGAACATGAACCTGATGTTTGGACTCGACGAGACGCTGGGTCTGCGCCAGCCGGCCCTGGCGCCTTGA
- the speD gene encoding adenosylmethionine decarboxylase — MSEFDDKLKLHGFNNLTKTLSFNIYDISYALTREAQQQYIEYIDETYNAERLTRILSEVADIIGATILNIARQDYDPQGASVTMLISEGGHSEGSSGEGPGPRPDAVVGHLDKSHVTVHTYPEQHPDNGISTFRADIDVSTCGHISPLRALNFLIHSFESDIVILDYRVRGFTRDVRGRKHYIDHTIHSIQNYIDAETLARFHAVDVNVYPENIFHTKLRVRDFDLDTYLFGVNAADLPAQERAATAARLEREIQEIFYATNMK, encoded by the coding sequence ATGTCCGAATTCGACGACAAGCTCAAGCTGCACGGTTTCAACAACCTGACCAAGACGCTGAGCTTCAACATCTACGACATTTCCTACGCGCTGACGCGCGAGGCCCAGCAGCAGTACATCGAGTACATCGACGAGACCTACAACGCCGAGCGCCTGACGCGCATCCTGAGCGAGGTGGCCGACATCATCGGCGCCACCATCCTGAACATCGCCCGCCAGGACTACGACCCGCAGGGCGCCAGCGTGACCATGCTGATCTCCGAGGGCGGCCATTCGGAAGGCAGTTCAGGCGAGGGCCCCGGCCCGCGGCCGGACGCCGTGGTGGGGCATCTGGACAAGAGCCACGTCACGGTCCACACCTACCCCGAGCAGCACCCCGACAACGGCATCAGCACCTTCCGGGCAGACATCGACGTGTCGACCTGTGGCCACATCTCGCCGCTGCGGGCGCTGAACTTCCTGATCCACAGCTTCGAATCGGACATCGTGATCCTGGATTACCGGGTGCGCGGCTTCACCCGCGACGTGCGCGGGCGCAAGCACTACATCGACCACACCATCCATTCCATCCAGAACTACATCGACGCCGAAACCCTGGCGCGTTTCCACGCCGTGGACGTGAACGTCTACCCGGAAAACATCTTCCACACCAAGCTGCGGGTGCGCGATTTCGACCTGGACACCTACCTGTTCGGCGTCAATGCGGCCGACCTGCCGGCGCAGGAACGCGCTGCCACGGCGGCCCGCCTGGAGCGGGAAATCCAGGAAATCTTCTACGCCACCAACATGAAGTAG
- the coq7 gene encoding 2-polyprenyl-3-methyl-6-methoxy-1,4-benzoquinone monooxygenase, translating to MSEIRFRPFDRLLLSVDRLLRLLPGAPAPASHNPADELPEAADLTAAERQKAAALMRVNHAGELAAQGLYLGQSLAARSPQTLSRLRSAGNEEAAHVDWCRARLRALGGRRSLLDPAWFGGALAIGTLAGLAGDDWSLGFIAETERQVEAHLDGHLRRLPAGDQRSRAVLEQMRRDEVRHGEDARRAGGRELPAPVRGLMRLASRVMTTTAYRV from the coding sequence ATGTCCGAGATCCGTTTTCGCCCGTTCGATCGCCTGCTGCTGTCTGTGGACCGCCTGCTGCGCCTGCTGCCCGGCGCGCCCGCGCCTGCCTCCCATAACCCGGCCGACGAGCTGCCGGAGGCGGCCGACCTGACGGCCGCCGAGCGGCAGAAGGCCGCGGCGCTGATGCGCGTCAATCATGCCGGGGAACTGGCCGCGCAGGGCCTGTATCTGGGGCAGTCGCTGGCCGCGCGGTCACCGCAAACGCTCAGTCGACTGCGATCCGCCGGGAACGAGGAAGCGGCCCATGTCGATTGGTGTCGTGCCCGCCTGCGGGCGCTCGGCGGCCGGCGCAGCCTGCTCGATCCGGCCTGGTTCGGTGGTGCGCTGGCCATCGGTACGCTGGCCGGGCTGGCGGGGGACGACTGGAGCCTTGGCTTCATCGCCGAAACCGAGCGCCAGGTCGAGGCGCACCTGGACGGACACCTGCGGCGCCTGCCGGCGGGCGATCAGCGCAGTCGCGCGGTGCTGGAACAGATGCGCCGCGACGAGGTGCGCCATGGCGAGGACGCACGCCGGGCCGGTGGCCGCGAGCTGCCGGCGCCCGTGCGCGGCCTGATGCGTCTGGCGTCGCGGGTGATGACTACCACCGCCTACCGGGTGTAA
- a CDS encoding VOC family protein has product MSPRPPAHAGLRHVALFVEPFEACERFYVDLLGMHVEWRPDPDNVYLSSGHDNLALHRGPPPAAQGQRLDHIGFLLARIEDVDPWHEFLRDNGVPIAAAPRTHRDGARSFYCLDPAGNRVQIIFHPPLAGALRPLR; this is encoded by the coding sequence ATGTCGCCACGCCCTCCCGCTCACGCCGGCCTGCGCCACGTGGCCCTGTTCGTGGAGCCCTTCGAGGCCTGCGAACGCTTCTATGTCGATCTGCTGGGGATGCACGTGGAGTGGCGGCCGGACCCCGATAACGTTTACCTGAGCTCCGGCCACGACAACCTGGCCCTGCACCGGGGGCCGCCGCCGGCCGCCCAGGGCCAGCGCCTGGATCACATCGGCTTTCTGCTGGCGCGCATCGAGGATGTCGACCCCTGGCACGAATTTCTGCGCGACAATGGCGTCCCCATCGCCGCCGCGCCGCGCACCCATCGCGACGGCGCGCGCAGCTTCTACTGCCTGGACCCGGCCGGCAACCGGGTACAAATCATCTTTCACCCCCCCTTGGCCGGTGCGCTGCGCCCGCTGCGGTAA
- the rpsI gene encoding 30S ribosomal protein S9: protein MPVVQNKISVGRRKSASARVILRLGKGAISINGRSLDDYFGRPTSRMLVRQPLELVGRPESFDLRITVQGGGPNGQAGAIRHGITRALIEFDETFRPALRKAGYVTRDAREVERKKVGLHKARRAPQFSKR from the coding sequence ATGCCAGTAGTGCAGAACAAGATCTCGGTTGGCCGCCGCAAGTCGGCCTCGGCGCGCGTCATCCTGCGCCTGGGCAAGGGCGCCATCTCCATCAACGGCCGCAGCCTGGACGACTATTTCGGTCGTCCGACCTCGCGCATGCTGGTCCGCCAGCCGCTGGAGCTGGTCGGCAGGCCGGAGAGCTTCGACCTGCGCATTACCGTCCAGGGCGGTGGGCCCAACGGACAGGCCGGCGCCATCCGGCACGGCATCACCCGCGCCCTGATCGAGTTCGACGAAACCTTCCGCCCGGCCCTGCGCAAGGCCGGTTACGTGACGCGCGACGCGCGCGAGGTCGAGCGCAAGAAGGTCGGCCTGCACAAGGCGCGGCGCGCGCCCCAGTTCTCCAAGCGTTGA